The DNA region TTCTTCGCGCTGTGTGCTCAGTGCGTGTCGACCCTGGTTGTCATGCGGCGTGAAACCAACAGTTGGCGCTGGCCCGCGTTTTCGTTTGTGTATATGACGCTGCTGGCGTGGATCGGAGCGTTTGTGACCTATCAGATTGGCAGCCGACTGGGGTAGAACGCGGCTGCGGTCGCAGTCGCTTCTCAAGTCGCACTTCCACGGACGGCTCATCGTACCACACAAGTCTCGATCCGGGATGAATCGGCAAATATGGCGAGTGCAGTAGGCTCAGTCTTTGCACGAAAGGAAGGTGGCGGAGCAAATTGCGGCTGATGCGAACGAAAACACAGTCATTTTTAACGATGGGGCGAAGTAATGACGGACCTCGAACGAAATCAGGTTGTAATGATTACATAATTTCACGACGCCAATCTTTGCTGGAGAAAACGCGGACCTTAAAAGATGTGTGGTACGATGAGCCGGTTCGGGGCGGGGCAGGGAGACCGTCGAGAAGAATGCCTTCAGGCGGTAGAAGTCTTTGGTGGGGATGTCATCGTACTTGTGGTCGTGACACTTCGCGCAGCCGACGGTGAGTCCAAGGAACACGGCACCGACGGTCGACGTCATCTCGCTCAGCAATTCGTGGCGCGATTCATCGCCCCGCGGTTCCGTGAACGGAGCGAGTCGCAGGAACGTCATCGCTACAACGCGTTCCGCGGGAGTTTCCGGCAAATCACCGGCTCCCATGATTTCTTCGAATTCGTCACCGGCGATTTGTTCCCTGATGAACTCATCGTACGGCTTGTCGCTGTTGAACGCGTCGATGACGTAGTCGCGGTATCGCCAGGCGTGGGGCAGATCCGGATCACCCTCGTATCCGGCCGTGTCGGCATAGCGAGCCACGTCCAGCCACAG from Planctomycetaceae bacterium includes:
- a CDS encoding DUF1549 domain-containing protein, whose amino-acid sequence is MSHRRATQIAIFCAAVFLANALHAHSQDERPWPFYSPKAASPPDMPSDWIRNEIDSFVLRRLHDAGLRPAPEATRQQLIRRLYFDLIGLPPAPEDVDAFVSDKSEQAWADLVDRLLIDPRFGERWARLWLDVARYADTAGYEGDPDLPHAWRYRDYVIDAFNSDKPYDEFIREQIAGDEFEEIMGAGDLPETPAERVVAMTFLRLAPFTEPRGDESRHELLSEMTSTVGAVFLGLTVGCAKCHDHKYDDIPTKDFYRLKAFFSTVSLPRPEPAHRTTHLLRSAFSPAKIGVVKLCNHYNLISFEVRHYFAPSLKMTVFSFASAAICSATFLSCKD